In Sulfurisphaera javensis, a single genomic region encodes these proteins:
- a CDS encoding MoaD family protein — protein sequence MKIKIRYFSFLQDFTNKNFEEIETNCKTIDCLLNQLSSIYGSEFLKVVKNGLGSIKVTILVNGKNGISEIHEGDEIAFLPPPSGGELYLSKRFDLLEEIRKFREKAPPEAGSLVVYLGFVKGIVEGHKVYELRYEAYEEYTRRRFNEIIEEMKKKYSDLIDLKILHVIDNMKPGENVLLIMALGKGRKDAIHAVEETLELVKNTTGIWKLEIRDDGEFWVVAGNTRVRKNEKTNSS from the coding sequence ATGAAAATAAAGATTAGATATTTCTCTTTCTTGCAAGACTTTACAAATAAAAACTTTGAAGAAATAGAAACTAATTGTAAAACCATAGATTGTTTACTTAATCAATTGTCTTCTATTTATGGAAGTGAATTTCTTAAAGTAGTTAAAAATGGGCTAGGGAGTATAAAAGTTACTATATTAGTTAATGGTAAGAACGGAATTTCGGAAATTCATGAAGGTGATGAGATCGCATTTTTACCCCCACCTTCTGGAGGAGAACTTTATCTATCAAAAAGATTCGATCTGTTAGAAGAAATACGTAAGTTCAGAGAAAAAGCTCCGCCTGAGGCAGGTTCACTAGTAGTATATTTAGGATTTGTAAAAGGTATTGTAGAGGGGCATAAAGTTTACGAATTAAGGTATGAAGCTTACGAAGAGTATACAAGAAGAAGATTTAACGAAATAATTGAAGAAATGAAGAAAAAATATAGTGATCTAATTGATCTAAAGATTCTTCATGTAATTGACAACATGAAACCTGGAGAGAACGTTCTACTCATTATGGCACTTGGAAAAGGGAGAAAAGATGCAATACATGCCGTTGAGGAAACCCTAGAATTGGTCAAAAACACTACTGGCATATGGAAATTAGAAATAAGAGATGACGGAGAATTTTGGGTTGTAGCAGGTAATACAAGGGTGAGAAAAAATGAGAAAACCAACAGCTCTTAG
- a CDS encoding 4Fe-4S dicluster domain-containing protein, which produces MRLTDASIFSRALSTIEIKDLEKYFIKEEKEIIVGRLTSMNGEIIKYSNPKLIPSPTKLPSGNIIEEENNSSSVYSIFKVAPGITFEELITELKKYSRVPVLFPIYLQGSVGGFIATNGSGFGSYKFGFVKGKKEVHTLNDNIAKVMTANYSEVVESEKESKFAWSAFIIDGKERYYLPPSYAKLEGISGNSIDTYSLINDINKIVVQSFKRDYIPVMLRTTVASYSKLEQLKVFEKIIGYIVNYNSPERYYITLGRIRFEDIDNLASFLKKNRDVIPFPSLSEYDKLHLEILDKAKKKVKSPKEYKNIISLYAEALKCINCGLCLNACKAYEFTKNPIYSPVGKIGRLVFEEKEFETCFGCVKDEEVCPINIPISKLNTEGINTLSPERIKIDLQPLPADVTNLAKKLQDTYRNKPLYLLFIGCASKYDINGVRGFLTYLLNKGNSLPVEFSPRVEIINDCCGFDDFIGGNIQAAREKVSKIFELKKNKGAQGIYFLCPEALYVYNNLSGDKGILAYEVVKGDIKGKVHAGCWAKKLGIRGDDDECAGLNFTTYKGAPMPYKKKDVITICPFSTWKFGSISVYSMFYTGIQTAGVIEGSKDLDNLLLNLASESITEALLSSADDIAEKVGLWNLGGKEYFVLISYPIVGNKFKNIFEQKISNNERKNDIVKYLNSVVNDPSMLESKTSLIADYLRGQDYTSTITELKTRILNSSKLEYTAKDIVNSEEMIKALIEIAKRAITTKLIERIFKEIIYS; this is translated from the coding sequence ATGAGACTTACTGACGCATCTATTTTTAGCAGGGCTTTGAGTACAATTGAGATAAAAGACCTAGAAAAATACTTCATAAAAGAAGAAAAAGAAATTATTGTTGGGAGACTTACTTCTATGAATGGAGAAATAATCAAGTACTCTAATCCCAAATTAATCCCTTCTCCTACTAAATTACCTTCTGGAAATATAATTGAAGAAGAAAATAATTCTTCTTCTGTCTATTCTATATTTAAAGTAGCACCAGGTATTACATTTGAAGAACTTATAACTGAACTTAAGAAATATTCTAGGGTTCCTGTCCTTTTCCCTATATATTTGCAAGGAAGTGTTGGTGGTTTTATTGCTACAAATGGTTCTGGGTTTGGTAGTTATAAGTTTGGTTTCGTAAAGGGTAAAAAAGAAGTTCATACACTTAATGATAATATAGCTAAAGTGATGACTGCAAATTATTCTGAAGTAGTTGAGAGTGAAAAAGAGAGTAAATTTGCTTGGAGTGCCTTCATAATTGATGGTAAAGAAAGATATTATCTTCCTCCTAGTTACGCCAAATTAGAAGGAATTTCTGGAAATAGTATAGACACTTATTCACTTATCAACGATATTAACAAAATTGTGGTTCAGAGTTTTAAAAGGGATTATATCCCAGTAATGCTAAGAACTACTGTAGCCTCTTATTCTAAATTAGAACAATTAAAAGTATTCGAGAAAATTATAGGGTATATAGTAAATTATAATTCACCAGAAAGGTATTATATAACTCTTGGAAGAATTAGATTTGAAGATATAGATAATTTAGCTTCTTTTCTTAAAAAGAACAGAGATGTTATCCCTTTTCCTTCCCTTTCAGAATATGATAAATTACATTTGGAAATACTCGATAAAGCGAAGAAAAAGGTTAAATCTCCTAAAGAATATAAGAACATTATTAGTTTGTATGCTGAAGCTTTAAAATGTATAAATTGTGGATTATGCTTAAATGCATGTAAGGCTTATGAGTTTACTAAAAATCCAATTTATAGCCCCGTAGGTAAAATTGGAAGACTTGTCTTTGAAGAAAAAGAATTTGAGACTTGTTTCGGTTGTGTAAAAGATGAAGAAGTCTGTCCAATAAATATTCCTATAAGCAAATTAAACACAGAAGGAATAAACACACTGTCTCCTGAAAGAATAAAAATTGATCTGCAACCCTTACCTGCAGATGTAACAAACTTAGCAAAGAAACTTCAGGATACTTATAGAAATAAACCTCTTTATTTGCTTTTTATAGGATGTGCTTCAAAATATGATATAAACGGAGTTAGGGGCTTTCTAACATATCTTTTAAATAAAGGGAACTCCCTACCTGTTGAATTCTCTCCTAGAGTTGAAATAATTAATGATTGTTGTGGATTTGATGACTTTATAGGAGGAAATATTCAAGCAGCTAGAGAAAAAGTAAGTAAAATTTTTGAATTAAAGAAAAATAAAGGGGCTCAAGGAATATACTTCTTATGTCCAGAAGCTCTTTATGTTTACAATAATCTTTCTGGGGATAAAGGAATATTAGCATATGAGGTAGTTAAAGGTGACATAAAGGGAAAGGTTCATGCAGGTTGTTGGGCGAAGAAACTTGGGATAAGAGGAGATGATGATGAATGTGCAGGATTAAATTTTACAACATATAAAGGAGCACCAATGCCATACAAAAAGAAAGATGTAATAACTATATGTCCATTTTCTACGTGGAAATTTGGAAGCATTTCAGTTTATTCTATGTTTTATACTGGAATACAGACAGCAGGAGTAATAGAAGGATCAAAAGATCTAGATAATTTATTACTTAATTTAGCTTCAGAGTCAATTACAGAGGCACTTCTTTCTTCTGCTGATGACATAGCTGAGAAAGTTGGATTATGGAATTTAGGTGGAAAAGAATATTTTGTCTTAATATCTTATCCTATTGTTGGAAATAAATTCAAAAATATATTTGAACAAAAAATTTCTAATAATGAAAGGAAAAATGATATAGTTAAATATCTAAATAGCGTAGTGAATGATCCGAGCATGTTAGAATCTAAAACATCACTAATAGCAGATTATTTAAGAGGGCAAGACTATACTTCTACCATTACTGAGTTAAAAACAAGAATATTGAACTCAAGTAAGCTTGAGTATACAGCTAAGGATATAGTCAATAGCGAAGAAATGATAAAAGCTTTAATTGAAATAGCTAAAAGAGCTATAACTACAAAGTTGATTGAGAGAATCTTCAAGGAGATAATTTATTCTTAA
- a CDS encoding GHMP kinase, which translates to MTDIEIIVPINISGIWYPIYDYDIRKRGSIGLSLVLNPSILVIPSKKEESKIIFNGNEIHNFPNLEYLRKLGKIQLNIKSEIPLGFGYGMSGAISLAYALASHELYNINLQEALITAHVSEVLSNNGLGDVIAEYYGGGLVYRKKPGAPGYGEVEKISVDWDVICSKPISKESTEILIKTKNENALRYISEFLSNKTLKNFFFLSRKFTEELGFYSPYPNSFRKKGLILRLKECDEGWIKHTPAMNGASVH; encoded by the coding sequence GTGACAGATATTGAAATTATAGTTCCGATAAATATTTCTGGAATTTGGTATCCTATTTATGATTATGATATACGAAAGAGAGGATCTATTGGGCTTTCACTAGTTCTAAATCCATCTATATTAGTTATTCCTAGTAAGAAAGAAGAGTCAAAAATTATTTTTAATGGAAATGAAATACACAATTTCCCAAATTTAGAATACTTAAGAAAACTTGGAAAAATTCAATTAAATATAAAATCTGAAATTCCATTAGGTTTTGGCTATGGTATGAGTGGTGCCATAAGTTTAGCATATGCATTAGCATCTCATGAACTATATAACATAAATTTACAAGAAGCCTTAATAACAGCCCATGTAAGCGAGGTATTAAGCAATAATGGGCTAGGGGATGTAATAGCTGAATATTACGGAGGTGGATTAGTATATAGAAAAAAACCTGGAGCTCCAGGGTATGGAGAGGTAGAAAAGATTTCTGTTGATTGGGATGTTATATGTAGTAAACCAATTTCTAAAGAATCAACAGAAATCCTTATAAAAACGAAAAATGAAAACGCTTTGCGTTATATTAGTGAATTTTTGTCAAATAAAACCTTAAAAAATTTCTTCTTTCTTTCTAGAAAATTTACTGAAGAACTAGGTTTTTATTCCCCCTATCCTAACTCATTCAGAAAGAAAGGCTTAATACTTAGGTTAAAGGAATGTGATGAAGGATGGATAAAACACACACCAGCAATGAATGGAGCATCCGTTCATTAA